A stretch of Clostridium formicaceticum DNA encodes these proteins:
- a CDS encoding DUF2292 domain-containing protein, with protein sequence MEALRKQENLQSKMTEKEKKLINLIRKIGHGEIKVIIQDSCPIRVEEFKKSIKL encoded by the coding sequence TTGGAAGCTTTAAGAAAACAAGAAAATCTTCAGAGTAAAATGACAGAAAAAGAAAAAAAACTTATTAACTTAATTCGAAAAATTGGACATGGGGAAATAAAAGTGATTATTCAAGACAGCTGTCCGATTCGAGTAGAAGAGTTTAAAAAGTCTATCAAACTGTAA